One Brassica napus cultivar Da-Ae chromosome A1, Da-Ae, whole genome shotgun sequence genomic region harbors:
- the LOC106427248 gene encoding RING-H2 finger protein ATL29, which translates to MSTYPSSLPPHSPSENYVTPPLTVILTVILLVFFFIGFFTLYFCKCFLDAMMQAWRLRHGGEAEATENSIQPPEAPMVNPGLELRIINSFPTFPYSSVKDLREEKYGLECAICLLEFDGDHVLRLLTTCYHVFHQECIDLWFESHKTCPVCRHDLDPPPPENTTITLPNVDEMIIDVIQENSDDDQHHQITTQIDTWPSSGQNSCLNSERSRKEQTLPDKFSRSHSTGHSIVRNKPEEEDRYTLRLPEHVKIKVTRGHGQTESCVTFGEIIRNKCDHRRFGEVSNQTVVTQSEN; encoded by the coding sequence ATGTCGACATATCCTTCATCTTTACCGCCACATTCTCCATCAGAAAACTACGTCACACCGCCTTTGACGGTCATCCTCACCGTCATACTCCTCGTTTTCTTCTTCATAGGTTTTTTCACGCTTTATTTCTGCAAGTGTTTTCTCGACGCCATGATGCAAGCTTGGCGTCTCCGCCATGGAGGAGAAGCCGAAGCAACCGAAAATTCCATCCAGCCACCAGAAGCTCCCATGGTTAATCCCGGCCTCGAACTTCGCATCATAAACTCGTTTCCCACTTTTCCTTATTCCTCCGTTAAAGATCTCCGGGAAGAGAAATATGGCCTCGAATGCGCTATATGTCTACTAGAATTCGACGGAGATCATGTCCTACGTCTCTTGACCACATGCTACCACGTGTTTCACCAAGAATGCATTGATCTTTGGTTCGAATCTCACAAAACTTGTCCCGTTTGTCGCCATGATCTTGATCCTCCACCGCCAGAGAACACCACCATTACGCTGCCTAACGTCGATGAGATGATCATTGATGTGATTCAAGAAAACAGCGACGATGATCAGCATCATCAGATAACAACACAGATTGATACTTGGCCGTCTTCGGGACAAAACAGTTGCTTAAACAGTGAAAGATCGAGAAAAGAACAAACTCTGCCGGATAAATTCTCGAGATCACATTCCACGGGACATTCAATAGTGAGAAACAAACCGGAGGAAGAAGATAGGTATACATTGAGATTACCGGAGCATGTCAAGATCAAGGTTACAAGAGGACATGGCCAAACAGAGAGTTGTGTTACTTTTGGTGAAATTATTAGAAACAAATGTGATCATCGCCGGTTTGGTGAAGTCTCCAACCAAACGGTTGTTACACAATCAGAAAATTGA
- the LOC106427238 gene encoding putative RING-H2 finger protein ATL53 isoform X1, whose product MESDPNPNALNQYINPRDCTQGFCSTFCPQWCSYIKFSPPPLSYEQFLTDGVSSNPSVSPLLIALIGILGSAFLLATYYTLVSRHCATDTNDEAASDTGRSDLIIDVNSPESQDHDNPFAHESSNAGLDDAVIKKIGCFKLKKHQSGLKINVTDCSICLGEFNEEESLRLLPNCNHIFHVVCIDRWLTSHSNCPLCRGKIIVPTTQETDHVFMVMNLDRFTSNAGPAVGNVMVLDPCEEVSVSISSHHPRRFSAADIVMWMSRDGEEEERNYDLENGNRVKLVDYLKRSFSSSGLVLGAQGPTRRS is encoded by the coding sequence atGGAGTCCGATCCAAACCCTAATGCTCTAAATCAATACATAAATCCAAGAGATTGCACTCAAGGCTTTTGTTCCACGTTTTGTCCTCAATGGTGTAGTTACATCAAGTTCTCTCCACCACCACTTTCCTATGAACAATTCCTAACCGACGGTGTTTCATCAAACCCTAGTGTTTCCCCTCTTCTCATCGCCCTCATTGGAATCCTTGGAAGTGCATTTCTCTTAGCAACTTACTACACTCTTGTCTCAAGGCATTGCGCCACCGACACAAACGATGAAGCTGCCTCAGACACGGGAAGATCTGATCTTATTATAGATGTTAACTCGCCAGAAAGTCAAGATCATGACAACCCTTTTGCTCATGAGTCTTCAAACGCCGGGTTGGACGATGCCGTGATAAAGAAGATAGGGTGtttcaagttgaagaagcatcAAAGCGGGCTCAAGATCAATGTTACTGATTGTTCCATATGTCTTGGAGAGTTTAATGAAGAGGAGAGCTTAAGGTTATTGCCTAACTGTAACCACATTTTCCACGTGGTCTGTATTGATCGGTGGCTCACCTCTCACTCAAACTGTCCGCTTTGTCGGGGTAAGATCATTGTTCCTACCACTCAAGAAACCGATCATGTCTTTATGGTGATGAATCTTGATCGGTTTACTAGCAATGCTGGACCAGCAGTGGGAAATGTAATGGTTCTTGATCCTTGTGAAGAGGTTAGTGTTTCGATCAGTTCTCATCATCCACGACGATTCTCGGCCGCTGATATTGTTATGTGGATGAGCAGAGacggagaagaggaagagagaaattaTGATCTTGAAAATGGAAACAGAGTGAAGCTTGTAGACTACTTAAAAAGATCATTCTCAAGTAGTGGATTGGTTCTTGGGGCTCAAGGACCGACTAGGAGATCCTAA
- the LOC106427206 gene encoding protein RGF1 INDUCIBLE TRANSCRIPTION FACTOR 1, which produces MAIEDQEKTIREIKPKNRRIMGAGGPEEEDNRWPPWLKPLLKEQFFVHCKFHVDSHKSECNMYCLDCTNGPLCSLCLAHHKDHRTIQIRRSSYHDVIRVNEIQKYLDISGIQTYVINSAKVVFLNERPQPRPGKGVTNACKVCYRSLVDDSFRFCSLGCKIAGSSRGFEKGRKNLLMESEDSGDGIGIGRNISNLQSFRPSTPPLTTSTSCRIAKRRKGIPHRSPMG; this is translated from the exons ATGGCAATCGAAGATCAAGAGAAGACAATCCGAGAAATCAAGCCTAAAAACAGAAGAATCATG GGAGCTGGTGGACCAGAGGAGGAAGATAACCGATGGCCTCCATGGCTGAAACCTCTGCTTAAAGAGCAATTCTTTGTTCACTGCAAGTTTCATGTAGACTCCCACAAGAGTGAATGCAATATGTATTGCTTAGACTGCACCAACGGTCCGCTCTGCTCTCTCTGTCTTGCCCATCACAAGGATCATCGTACcattcag ATAAGGAGATCTTCTTATCATGATGTTATAAGGGTGAATGAGATACAAAAGTATCTTGACATATCAGGTATCCAAACATATGTGATCAATAGTGCTAAAGTGGTTTTTTTGAACGAGAGGCCTCAGCCTAGGCCAGGGAAAGGCGTTACCAATGCCTGCAAAGTTTGCTATCGTAGCCTCGTTGATGATAGCTTCCGCTTCTGTTCTCTTGGCTGCAAG ATTGCTGGATCATCTAGAGGCTTTGAAAAGGGAAGGAAGAACCTTTTGATGGAATCAGAGGATTCAGGTGACGGCATTGGGATTGGGAGGAACATATCAAATCTCCAGAGTTTCAGACCATCAACACCTCCACTGACTACATCTACTAGTTGCAGAATCGCCAAGAGAAGAAAGGGAATCCCTCACAGATCTCCAATGGGATGA
- the LOC106427238 gene encoding putative RING-H2 finger protein ATL53 isoform X2 yields MESDPNPNALNQYINPRDCTQGFCSTFCPQWCSYIKFSPPPLSYEQFLTDGVSSNPSVSPLLIALIGILGSAFLLATYYTLVSRHCATDTNDEAASDTGRSDLIIDVNSPESQDHDNPFAHESSNAGLDDAVIKKIGCFKLKKHQSGLKINVTDCSICLGEFNEEESLRLLPNCNHIFHVVCIDRWLTSHSNCPLCRGKIIVPTTQETDHVFMVMNLDRFTSNAGPAVGNVMVLDPCEERRRRGREKL; encoded by the exons atGGAGTCCGATCCAAACCCTAATGCTCTAAATCAATACATAAATCCAAGAGATTGCACTCAAGGCTTTTGTTCCACGTTTTGTCCTCAATGGTGTAGTTACATCAAGTTCTCTCCACCACCACTTTCCTATGAACAATTCCTAACCGACGGTGTTTCATCAAACCCTAGTGTTTCCCCTCTTCTCATCGCCCTCATTGGAATCCTTGGAAGTGCATTTCTCTTAGCAACTTACTACACTCTTGTCTCAAGGCATTGCGCCACCGACACAAACGATGAAGCTGCCTCAGACACGGGAAGATCTGATCTTATTATAGATGTTAACTCGCCAGAAAGTCAAGATCATGACAACCCTTTTGCTCATGAGTCTTCAAACGCCGGGTTGGACGATGCCGTGATAAAGAAGATAGGGTGtttcaagttgaagaagcatcAAAGCGGGCTCAAGATCAATGTTACTGATTGTTCCATATGTCTTGGAGAGTTTAATGAAGAGGAGAGCTTAAGGTTATTGCCTAACTGTAACCACATTTTCCACGTGGTCTGTATTGATCGGTGGCTCACCTCTCACTCAAACTGTCCGCTTTGTCGGGGTAAGATCATTGTTCCTACCACTCAAGAAACCGATCATGTCTTTATGGTGATGAATCTTGATCGGTTTACTAGCAATGCTGGACCAGCAGTGGGAAATGTAATGGTTCTTGATCCTTGTGAAGAG AGacggagaagaggaagagagaaattaTGA